In a genomic window of Streptomyces sp. NBC_01231:
- a CDS encoding LLM class flavin-dependent oxidoreductase, giving the protein MPPASRPLRKLGFLTIGLFDEADPRRGHESTLEIIELGERLGFDSAWLRHRHLQYGISSPVAVLAAASQRTSRIELGTAVIPLGWENPLRLAEDLATVDLLSGGRVNPGVSVGPPMRYDEVKGALYPDTADAEDFSYERVRRLLDFVRGEPATGFSGAEGFEVFSDRVQPHSPGLGRRLWYGGGSLGSAKWAGEHGMNFLVSSVVKAERAEGAEEAPDFAEIQLSHIRAFRAAHPDGDDARVSQGLVVIPTDSASPEQRARYEEYAAKRTPRTAAPQGPARLMFAPDIVGTSDEIAERLHAHAAFREVDEVAFALPFTFGHEDYVQILTDMATKLGPALGRRPGA; this is encoded by the coding sequence GTGCCACCCGCCTCTCGCCCGTTGCGCAAGCTGGGCTTCCTGACCATCGGCCTGTTCGACGAGGCGGATCCGCGCCGGGGCCACGAGTCCACGCTGGAGATCATCGAGCTGGGTGAGCGGCTGGGCTTCGACAGCGCGTGGCTGCGCCATCGCCATCTGCAGTACGGCATCTCGTCGCCCGTCGCGGTCCTGGCGGCGGCCTCGCAGCGCACCAGCCGTATCGAACTCGGCACCGCGGTGATCCCGCTGGGCTGGGAGAACCCGCTGCGGCTGGCCGAGGACCTGGCGACCGTCGACCTGCTGTCGGGCGGCCGCGTCAACCCCGGCGTGAGCGTGGGCCCGCCCATGCGGTACGACGAGGTCAAGGGCGCGCTGTACCCGGACACCGCGGACGCCGAGGACTTCAGCTACGAGCGGGTACGGCGGCTGCTGGACTTCGTGCGCGGGGAGCCTGCCACCGGCTTCAGCGGGGCCGAGGGGTTCGAGGTGTTCAGCGACCGGGTGCAGCCGCACTCCCCCGGCCTCGGCCGGCGCCTCTGGTACGGCGGCGGCAGCCTGGGCTCGGCGAAGTGGGCCGGCGAGCACGGTATGAACTTCCTGGTCAGCAGCGTCGTCAAGGCGGAACGGGCCGAAGGGGCCGAAGAGGCACCGGACTTCGCCGAGATCCAGCTCTCCCACATCCGCGCCTTCCGTGCCGCCCACCCCGACGGCGACGACGCCCGTGTCTCCCAGGGCCTCGTCGTCATCCCCACCGACTCCGCCTCGCCCGAGCAGCGCGCGCGGTACGAGGAGTACGCGGCGAAGCGCACTCCTCGTACCGCGGCACCGCAGGGACCGGCCCGGCTGATGTTCGCGCCGGACATCGTCGGCACCTCGGACGAGATCGCCGAACGGCTCCACGCGCACGCCGCGTTCCGCGAGGTCGACGAGGTGGCGTTCGCGCTGCCGTTCACGTTCGGGCACGAGGACTACGTGCAGATCCTCACCGACATGGCGACGAAGCTGGGCCCGGCGCTGGGCCGGCGGCCCGGCGCCTGA
- a CDS encoding metallophosphoesterase produces the protein MSDSSRDTAEGAGWGTAERGEYQRLMPSKVEKSSWLNPKTLWAARNGVVASWFGDPTGRIRSRWVAQRAAAGAPADKVIRRDDPDEFSFMVIGDTGEGDDPQYAVVPGFLKTGQDTRFAVIASDVIYPVGSADDYGTKFFRPYQDYRAPIYAIPGNHDWYEDLGAFMRVFCDDAPPLAPEPAPRPLTKAWLRSLLWHRPHPHDGHRLDQERELRSSAAQRAVQPGPYWAVDAGPVRIIGIDTGLLGTLDAEQGAWLREVSQGPRPKLLITGSPLYVDGEHHPCPIEGGGTVDDIVRDPDHHYVAAIGGDIHNYQRYPVRVGDRTLQYVVSGGGGAFMHATHTIPRISVGGVTEKDFRCYPLRGDSLAFYSRLYGRRLRLRRFFTLTEAEATAVIAERLGISATRAPGGVARVTARTRLVASLLGAGGRPDRTSRFRLPVRKIYTQLFSPSSATYSPPFFKCFLRLDVTPKAIRLRCYAATGNRAQEIEPPIEDEVTIPLA, from the coding sequence GTGTCTGACTCCTCACGCGATACCGCCGAAGGCGCCGGCTGGGGCACCGCAGAACGCGGCGAGTACCAGCGGCTGATGCCGTCCAAGGTCGAGAAGAGCTCCTGGCTGAACCCGAAGACGCTGTGGGCCGCCCGCAACGGCGTCGTGGCCTCCTGGTTCGGGGACCCCACGGGCCGGATCCGCAGCCGGTGGGTGGCACAGCGGGCGGCGGCCGGCGCGCCCGCCGACAAGGTGATCCGGCGGGACGACCCGGACGAGTTCTCGTTCATGGTCATCGGCGACACGGGCGAGGGCGACGATCCCCAGTACGCCGTCGTGCCGGGCTTTCTGAAGACGGGTCAGGACACCCGCTTCGCCGTCATCGCCAGTGACGTGATCTATCCGGTGGGCAGCGCCGACGACTACGGCACCAAGTTCTTCCGCCCGTACCAGGACTACCGGGCGCCGATCTACGCGATACCCGGCAACCATGACTGGTACGAGGACCTCGGCGCGTTCATGCGTGTCTTCTGCGACGACGCCCCGCCCCTCGCTCCCGAGCCCGCACCCCGGCCCCTCACCAAGGCCTGGCTGCGGTCGCTCCTGTGGCACCGGCCGCATCCGCACGACGGCCACCGGCTCGACCAGGAACGGGAGTTGCGTTCCTCGGCGGCCCAACGGGCCGTCCAGCCGGGCCCGTACTGGGCGGTGGACGCCGGACCGGTGCGGATCATCGGGATCGACACGGGTCTGCTGGGCACGCTCGACGCCGAGCAGGGGGCCTGGCTCCGTGAGGTCTCGCAGGGCCCTCGCCCGAAGCTCCTCATCACCGGGTCGCCCCTGTACGTGGACGGCGAGCACCACCCGTGCCCGATAGAGGGCGGTGGCACGGTGGACGACATCGTCCGTGACCCGGACCACCACTACGTGGCGGCGATAGGCGGCGACATCCACAACTACCAGCGCTATCCGGTACGGGTGGGCGACCGCACCCTCCAGTACGTCGTCTCGGGCGGCGGCGGGGCGTTCATGCACGCCACCCACACCATCCCCCGTATCTCGGTCGGCGGCGTCACCGAGAAGGACTTCCGCTGCTACCCGCTGCGCGGCGACTCCCTCGCCTTCTACAGCCGCCTCTACGGCCGCCGTCTGCGCCTGCGCCGCTTCTTCACGCTCACCGAGGCCGAGGCCACGGCCGTCATCGCGGAGCGGCTCGGCATCTCCGCGACCCGCGCCCCGGGCGGGGTCGCCCGGGTCACCGCGCGGACCCGGCTCGTGGCCAGTCTGCTGGGCGCCGGGGGCCGGCCCGACCGCACCTCGCGCTTCCGGCTCCCGGTGCGCAAGATCTACACGCAGCTGTTCTCCCCGAGCTCGGCGACGTACAGTCCGCCCTTCTTCAAGTGCTTCCTGCGTCTGGACGTCACCCCGAAGGCGATCCGGCTGCGTTGCTACGCGGCGACGGGAAACCGCGCCCAGGAGATCGAGCCGCCGATCGAGGACGAGGTCACGATTCCGCTGGCCTGA
- a CDS encoding 3'-phosphoesterase — MGGQERLRDYRGKRDFGRTEEPKGRTASPGSEPRFVVQIHDASTLHFDFRLQVDDVLKSWSIPKGPSDDPKDKRLAVPTEDHPLDYEEFEGVIPRGEYGGGTVIVWDHGTFEPLSHDRQGRPVDFGESLEHGHARFRLHGSKLHGEYALTRFRKGKDESWLLVKASEGHSRAQGTPDPRRARSTRSGRTLAQVAADGREG; from the coding sequence GTGGGCGGACAGGAGCGGCTGCGGGACTACCGCGGCAAACGAGACTTCGGCCGGACCGAGGAGCCAAAGGGACGGACGGCGTCCCCCGGAAGCGAACCCCGGTTCGTCGTGCAGATCCACGACGCGAGCACCCTGCACTTCGACTTCCGGCTCCAGGTCGACGACGTCCTGAAGTCCTGGTCGATCCCGAAGGGCCCCTCCGACGATCCGAAGGACAAGCGGCTCGCCGTGCCCACCGAGGACCACCCGCTGGACTACGAGGAGTTCGAGGGCGTCATCCCGCGGGGCGAGTACGGCGGCGGGACGGTGATCGTCTGGGACCACGGCACGTTCGAGCCACTGAGCCACGACCGCCAGGGACGGCCCGTGGACTTCGGTGAGTCCCTGGAGCACGGGCACGCGAGGTTCCGGCTGCACGGGTCGAAGCTGCACGGCGAGTACGCCCTGACCCGGTTCCGCAAGGGGAAGGACGAGTCCTGGCTGCTGGTAAAGGCGTCCGAGGGACATTCCCGGGCACAGGGCACGCCCGACCCGCGCCGGGCCCGGTCCACGCGCTCCGGCCGCACCCTCGCCCAGGTCGCCGCCGACGGCCGGGAGGGGTGA
- a CDS encoding peroxiredoxin — translation MTTRTEVGDTVEDFELPDETGTLRSLTGLLADGPVVLFFYPAALTTGCTAEACHFRDLAAEFAAVGARPVGVSGDPVERQQEFSGQHNLGMTLLSDSDGTVRERFGVKRGFSLAPTKRVTFVIAEDRTVLEVVRSELRMNTHADRALDALRTHRK, via the coding sequence GTGACCACACGTACAGAGGTCGGAGACACGGTCGAGGACTTCGAGCTGCCGGACGAGACAGGCACGCTCCGCAGCCTCACCGGCCTGCTCGCCGACGGACCCGTCGTGCTGTTCTTCTATCCCGCGGCCCTCACCACCGGCTGCACCGCGGAGGCCTGTCACTTCCGCGACCTGGCCGCCGAGTTCGCCGCCGTCGGCGCCCGGCCCGTCGGCGTCAGCGGCGACCCCGTCGAACGCCAGCAGGAGTTCTCCGGGCAGCACAACCTGGGCATGACCCTGCTGTCCGACTCCGACGGGACGGTCCGTGAACGGTTCGGCGTCAAGCGGGGCTTCTCGCTCGCGCCCACCAAGCGGGTCACCTTCGTCATAGCCGAGGACCGGACGGTCCTGGAGGTCGTCCGCAGCGAACTGCGGATGAACACCCACGCCGACCGCGCCCTCGACGCGTTGCGAACTCACCGGAAGTGA
- a CDS encoding L-threonylcarbamoyladenylate synthase codes for MAKYYDVHPDNPQPRTIAQVADSVRSGALIAYPTDSCYALGCRLGSRDGIDRIRTIRRLDDRHHFTLVCQDFAQLGQFVRVDNDVFRAIKASTPGSYTFILPATKEVPRMLQHPKKKTVGVRIPDHVVTQALLTELGEPLLSSTLLLPDEDEPMTQGWEIKDRLDHVLDGVVDSGDCGTEPTTVIDFSGGEAEIVRKGAGDVSRFE; via the coding sequence ATGGCGAAGTACTACGACGTGCACCCAGACAACCCCCAGCCGCGCACCATCGCCCAGGTCGCCGACAGCGTCCGCTCGGGCGCGCTCATCGCGTATCCGACGGACTCCTGCTACGCGCTGGGCTGCCGGCTCGGCAGCCGTGACGGCATCGACCGGATCCGGACCATCCGCCGCCTGGACGACCGCCACCACTTCACCCTCGTCTGCCAGGACTTCGCGCAGCTCGGCCAGTTCGTACGGGTCGACAACGACGTGTTCCGCGCGATCAAGGCGTCGACCCCGGGCAGCTACACCTTCATCCTGCCCGCGACGAAGGAGGTGCCGCGCATGCTCCAGCACCCCAAGAAGAAGACGGTCGGCGTCCGGATCCCCGACCACGTCGTCACCCAGGCGCTGCTGACCGAACTCGGAGAGCCGCTGCTGTCCAGCACACTGCTGCTGCCCGACGAGGACGAGCCGATGACCCAGGGCTGGGAGATCAAGGACCGGCTCGACCACGTCCTGGACGGGGTGGTCGACTCCGGGGACTGCGGGACCGAGCCGACGACGGTCATCGACTTCTCCGGCGGCGAGGCCGAGATCGTGCGGAAGGGCGCGGGCGACGTCTCACGGTTCGAGTAG
- a CDS encoding aldo/keto reductase — MISIPTHTLNDGTTIPALGLGTWPMDDSQAEQAVRGALETGYRLVDTATNYRNETGVGRGLAGGAVPREEIVVTTKLPGRHHGYEETLASFEESRARLGVDRVDLYLIHWPLPRVDKYVDSWKAMVRLREEGLVRSIGVSNFTAEHIERLEKETGVLPAVNQIELHPFFPQEELRAFHADKGVLTESWSPLGRGTELLEDPAVVSVAEAHGVTPGQVVLRWHVQLGALPIPKSADPERQRQNLDVFGFELSADQMDAIADRPHRRVGGDPETHEEF; from the coding sequence GTGATCAGCATCCCGACGCACACGCTCAACGACGGTACGACGATCCCGGCACTCGGCCTCGGCACCTGGCCGATGGACGACTCGCAGGCGGAGCAGGCCGTACGCGGCGCACTGGAGACGGGATACCGCCTCGTCGACACGGCGACCAACTACCGCAACGAGACCGGTGTCGGCCGCGGCCTGGCGGGCGGCGCGGTGCCCCGGGAGGAGATCGTGGTGACCACGAAGCTCCCGGGCCGGCACCACGGCTACGAGGAGACTCTCGCGTCCTTCGAGGAGTCCCGCGCCCGCCTCGGTGTGGACCGGGTGGACCTGTACCTGATCCACTGGCCGCTCCCCCGCGTCGACAAGTACGTGGACTCCTGGAAGGCCATGGTCAGGCTGCGCGAGGAGGGCCTCGTCCGCTCGATCGGCGTCTCCAACTTCACGGCCGAGCACATCGAGCGGCTGGAGAAGGAGACGGGGGTCCTGCCCGCCGTCAACCAGATCGAACTGCACCCCTTCTTCCCGCAGGAGGAGCTGCGCGCCTTCCACGCCGACAAGGGCGTCCTGACCGAGAGCTGGAGCCCGCTGGGGCGCGGCACGGAACTGCTGGAGGATCCCGCCGTGGTCTCCGTCGCCGAGGCACACGGGGTGACGCCCGGCCAGGTCGTCCTGCGCTGGCACGTCCAGCTCGGCGCGCTCCCCATCCCGAAGTCCGCGGACCCCGAGCGGCAGCGCCAGAACCTCGACGTCTTCGGCTTCGAGCTGAGCGCCGACCAGATGGACGCGATCGCCGACCGTCCCCACCGGCGCGTCGGCGGGGATCCGGAGACGCACGAGGAGTTCTGA
- a CDS encoding helix-turn-helix transcriptional regulator, translating into MSNIRHTPTAPTRAQPMAAGERVDAHRHDDHQIVYAGSGVLAVTTDAGTWFAPGTRAIWVPAGTVHAHRAHGRLDLHLIGLPAEDNPLGLDTPTVLAVGPLLRELILAYTSDPADGGPERRRLLAVLRDRLRTSPQQPLWLPTPTDPRLAAVCRIVHADPAEPRTLAALGAATGAGERTLSRLFRQEFGMTFPQWRTQSRLYHALRMLADGTPVTAVAHRCGWSSASAFIDVFHRAFGYTPGTHNRRCPADADPASPRGFTVQ; encoded by the coding sequence GTGTCGAACATCCGCCACACGCCCACGGCCCCGACCCGCGCCCAGCCCATGGCCGCCGGGGAACGCGTCGACGCGCACCGCCACGACGACCACCAGATCGTCTACGCGGGCTCCGGAGTCCTGGCCGTCACCACCGACGCCGGAACCTGGTTCGCGCCCGGCACCCGTGCCATCTGGGTCCCGGCAGGCACCGTGCACGCCCACCGCGCCCACGGCCGGCTCGACCTGCACCTGATCGGCCTGCCCGCCGAGGACAACCCGCTCGGCCTGGACACGCCGACCGTCCTCGCCGTCGGGCCGCTCCTGCGCGAACTGATCCTGGCCTACACCAGCGACCCCGCCGACGGCGGTCCCGAACGCCGGCGCCTGCTCGCCGTCCTGCGCGACCGGCTGCGCACCTCACCGCAACAGCCGCTGTGGCTGCCCACCCCCACCGACCCGCGGCTCGCCGCGGTCTGCCGGATCGTCCACGCCGACCCGGCGGAACCCCGCACCCTCGCCGCCCTCGGCGCCGCGACCGGCGCCGGGGAGCGCACCCTCAGCCGCCTCTTCCGCCAGGAGTTCGGCATGACGTTCCCGCAGTGGCGCACCCAGTCCCGCCTCTACCACGCCCTGCGCATGCTGGCCGACGGCACACCGGTCACGGCCGTCGCGCACCGCTGCGGCTGGTCCTCCGCGAGCGCGTTCATCGACGTCTTCCACCGCGCCTTCGGCTACACGCCGGGCACGCACAACCGCCGTTGTCCGGCCGACGCGGACCCGGCGAGTCCCCGGGGTTTTACCGTCCAGTAA
- a CDS encoding SpoIIE family protein phosphatase — MEHVSAAATTDAQGIVTGWSEGARRLTGRTAEEVVGVPARELLAEDPPDRAVAELAGTVVLRHRDSSPVTVTLRAQPVLGADGTPNGYVITEQPGEGGPTLAGQAFQQASVSMSVFDTRQHYLRLNDTACRVMGVPEEALIGRPFPETVEDAEHSRGFHRNLRQVAETGRPVHYESFTGAPALNREHAWNIEMWPVRDASGDVTGVALAALDSTGQYWARQRLALLNEASAAIGTTLDVVRTAEELVELLVPGYADFASVDLLEWVLGADEPQTALDGEIVLRRVAHGSGTEGTPEAAVHLGETDAYPGYSPPARALREGRAVLGQAGEPDFMRWVAERNARAPEGRPQREGVHSMLAVPLRARGTTLGVAVAVRIAHPDDYAADDAVLAEELASRAAVCVDNARRFARERTTALALQHSLLPRGLPGQAAVEVAHRYLPSGSLAGLGGDWFDVIPLSGSRVALVVGDVVGHGIPSSATMGRLCTAVRTLADVDLPPDELLTHLDDLVIHLAADDRDEEAAELGATCLYSVYDPVSRHLTLASAGHPPPAVVLPDGTTSLVPLTAGPPLGLGGLPFEATVVELPEGAVVALYTDGLVEDRDRDIDHATDELCRALTARTDTLDALCDTVLKAVLPEEPGDDVALLLARTRSLGADRVATWDVVPDPAHVAATRQAATEQLTAWGLDEAAFVTELVVSELVTNAIRYGEPPIQLRLIRDRTLICEVSDGSSTSPHLRRAHAFDEGGRGLLLVAQLTQRWGSRQTGSGKTIWAEQSLTPEF, encoded by the coding sequence ATGGAGCATGTCTCCGCTGCGGCGACCACGGATGCCCAGGGCATCGTGACGGGGTGGAGCGAGGGTGCCCGGCGGCTGACGGGACGCACGGCCGAGGAGGTCGTGGGAGTCCCGGCGCGGGAGCTGCTCGCCGAGGACCCGCCGGACCGAGCCGTGGCGGAGCTGGCCGGCACCGTCGTACTGCGGCACCGGGACTCCAGCCCCGTCACGGTCACCCTGCGGGCGCAGCCGGTGCTCGGCGCCGACGGCACACCGAACGGTTACGTGATCACCGAGCAGCCCGGCGAGGGGGGACCCACCCTCGCCGGGCAGGCCTTCCAGCAGGCGTCCGTGTCGATGTCGGTCTTCGACACCCGGCAGCACTATCTGCGCCTCAACGACACCGCCTGCCGGGTGATGGGCGTGCCGGAAGAGGCTCTGATCGGCAGACCGTTCCCGGAGACCGTGGAGGACGCCGAGCACAGCCGGGGTTTCCACCGCAACCTGCGCCAGGTCGCCGAGACCGGCCGGCCGGTCCACTACGAGAGCTTCACGGGCGCGCCCGCCCTCAACCGGGAGCACGCCTGGAACATCGAGATGTGGCCCGTGCGGGACGCCTCCGGGGACGTGACCGGAGTCGCCCTCGCGGCGCTCGACAGCACCGGGCAGTACTGGGCCCGGCAGCGCCTGGCCCTGCTCAACGAGGCGTCGGCCGCCATCGGCACCACCCTGGACGTGGTGCGCACCGCCGAGGAACTGGTCGAGCTCCTCGTTCCCGGGTACGCCGACTTCGCCAGCGTGGACCTCCTCGAATGGGTCCTCGGGGCGGACGAACCCCAGACGGCACTGGACGGGGAGATCGTCCTGCGCCGCGTCGCCCACGGCTCCGGCACCGAGGGCACCCCGGAGGCGGCCGTGCACCTGGGCGAGACGGACGCCTACCCCGGGTACTCGCCGCCCGCCCGTGCCCTGCGGGAGGGCCGGGCGGTCCTCGGCCAGGCGGGCGAGCCGGACTTCATGCGCTGGGTCGCCGAACGCAACGCGCGTGCCCCCGAGGGACGCCCCCAGCGCGAGGGCGTCCACTCGATGCTCGCGGTGCCGCTGCGGGCCCGCGGCACCACCCTGGGCGTCGCCGTGGCCGTCCGCATCGCCCACCCGGACGACTACGCCGCCGACGATGCCGTCCTCGCCGAGGAACTCGCCAGCCGAGCCGCCGTCTGCGTCGACAACGCCCGCCGCTTCGCCCGCGAACGCACCACCGCCCTGGCCCTCCAGCACAGTCTGCTGCCCCGCGGCCTGCCCGGACAGGCGGCGGTCGAGGTCGCCCACCGCTACCTGCCCTCCGGCTCACTGGCCGGCCTCGGCGGCGACTGGTTCGACGTGATCCCGCTCTCCGGCAGCCGGGTCGCCCTGGTCGTCGGCGACGTCGTCGGACACGGCATCCCGTCGTCGGCGACCATGGGCCGCCTGTGCACGGCCGTGCGTACCCTCGCCGACGTCGACCTGCCGCCGGACGAACTGCTCACCCACCTCGACGACCTGGTCATTCACCTCGCGGCCGACGACCGCGACGAGGAGGCCGCGGAACTGGGCGCCACCTGCCTCTACTCCGTCTACGACCCGGTCTCGCGCCACCTCACCCTGGCCTCCGCCGGTCATCCGCCGCCCGCCGTGGTGCTGCCCGACGGCACCACGAGCCTCGTCCCGCTGACCGCGGGCCCACCGCTCGGCCTCGGCGGCCTGCCCTTCGAGGCGACCGTGGTGGAACTGCCCGAGGGCGCCGTCGTCGCCCTGTACACCGACGGACTCGTCGAGGACCGGGACCGCGACATCGATCACGCCACCGACGAACTGTGCCGCGCCCTGACGGCCCGCACCGACACCCTCGACGCCCTGTGCGACACGGTCCTGAAGGCCGTCCTGCCGGAAGAGCCCGGCGACGACGTGGCCCTGCTGCTGGCCCGCACCCGGTCGCTGGGCGCGGACCGGGTCGCCACCTGGGACGTCGTCCCGGACCCTGCCCACGTGGCTGCCACCCGGCAGGCCGCCACCGAGCAACTGACCGCGTGGGGACTGGACGAGGCGGCCTTCGTCACCGAACTGGTCGTCAGCGAACTGGTCACCAACGCCATCCGCTATGGCGAACCGCCCATCCAGTTGCGGCTGATCCGGGACCGCACCCTCATCTGCGAGGTCTCCGACGGCAGTTCCACCTCGCCGCACCTGCGCAGGGCGCACGCCTTCGACGAAGGGGGCCGCGGCCTGCTCCTGGTCGCCCAGCTCACCCAGCGCTGGGGCAGCCGGCAGACCGGAAGCGGCAAGACGATCTGGGCCGAGCAGTCGCTGACGCCGGAGTTCTGA
- a CDS encoding TauD/TfdA family dioxygenase: MTTDRATADRSDEATGVEVRPAAGHIGAEITGVDLAGDLDDAVIAAIRAAVLRWKVVFFRGQRLDHAGQVAFARRFGEPVAPRKRGSASPRDFPEIETTADRLELGGRFGMEHDEWLRRRRHTLLRGWHCDHGARIDPPMATILRAETVPPYGGDTTWSNLAAAYAGLSLPVREFVDGLRAEHRLGVGYQARPGEDAYVRHLLDHQVASLHPLVRVHPETGERILYVNGYYVEQIAGLSRAESGAILEMLLGQATRPEYTVRFRWEPGSVAFWDNRATIHLAPGDNAHLDFPRTMHRVMLAGDVPVGVDGKPSEPITGTEPGRW; this comes from the coding sequence ATGACGACGGACAGGGCCACTGCGGACCGCTCGGACGAGGCCACGGGGGTCGAGGTGCGACCGGCCGCCGGACACATCGGCGCCGAGATCACCGGTGTCGACCTGGCCGGTGACCTCGACGACGCCGTGATCGCCGCGATCCGGGCGGCGGTGCTGCGCTGGAAGGTGGTGTTCTTCCGGGGACAGCGGCTCGACCACGCCGGGCAGGTGGCGTTCGCACGCCGGTTCGGCGAACCGGTCGCGCCGCGCAAACGAGGCAGCGCCTCCCCGCGGGACTTCCCCGAGATCGAGACGACCGCCGACCGGCTGGAGCTGGGCGGCAGGTTCGGCATGGAGCACGACGAATGGCTCAGGCGCCGCCGGCACACCCTGCTGCGCGGCTGGCACTGCGACCACGGAGCCCGTATCGACCCGCCGATGGCGACGATCCTGCGCGCCGAGACCGTGCCGCCCTACGGAGGGGACACCACCTGGTCGAACCTGGCCGCGGCGTACGCCGGACTCTCCCTGCCGGTAAGGGAGTTCGTGGACGGGCTCCGGGCCGAGCACCGGCTGGGTGTCGGCTACCAGGCACGGCCCGGCGAGGACGCGTACGTCCGGCATCTGCTGGACCATCAGGTCGCCTCGCTGCACCCGCTGGTCCGGGTCCACCCCGAGACGGGGGAGCGGATCCTGTACGTCAACGGCTACTACGTCGAGCAGATCGCCGGCCTCTCCCGGGCCGAGAGCGGCGCGATCCTGGAGATGCTCCTCGGCCAGGCGACCCGGCCCGAGTACACGGTCCGCTTCCGCTGGGAGCCCGGCAGCGTCGCCTTCTGGGACAATCGGGCCACCATCCATCTGGCGCCCGGCGACAACGCGCACCTCGACTTCCCCCGGACCATGCACCGGGTGATGCTCGCCGGTGATGTTCCGGTCGGCGTGGACGGCAAGCCCTCGGAGCCGATCACCGGGACCGAGCCCGGGCGCTGGTGA
- a CDS encoding dienelactone hydrolase family protein, whose protein sequence is MTAVQGTAVDIPTEDGVADAYLVHPADGEPRPAVLLYMDAFGLRPQLRSMADRLAGAGYTVLVPNLFYRHGRAPVFELPEFIDPGARPEIFERIGPVMQELTPDLAMRDAGAYLRALADSPAAAAGPVALTGYCLGARIALLTAGTYPERVAAAAGFHGGRLATDTPDSPHLVAGHVTAELYFGHADQDPSLPVEQIERLEEALTAAGVRHTCEVYAGAHHGFTQADTASYDAAGDERHWTALLDLLKRTF, encoded by the coding sequence ATGACCGCCGTACAGGGAACCGCCGTCGACATACCCACTGAGGACGGCGTCGCCGACGCCTACCTGGTCCACCCCGCCGACGGAGAACCGCGTCCCGCGGTGCTGCTCTACATGGACGCCTTCGGGCTGCGCCCGCAGCTGAGGTCCATGGCGGACCGGCTGGCCGGGGCCGGCTACACGGTTCTGGTGCCCAACCTGTTCTACCGTCACGGGCGGGCGCCCGTCTTCGAGTTGCCGGAGTTCATCGACCCGGGCGCGCGTCCGGAGATCTTCGAGCGGATCGGCCCGGTCATGCAGGAGCTGACGCCGGACCTCGCGATGCGGGACGCCGGCGCCTACCTGCGGGCGCTGGCCGACTCTCCGGCGGCCGCCGCCGGTCCGGTCGCCCTCACCGGCTACTGCTTGGGCGCACGGATCGCCCTGCTCACCGCGGGCACCTACCCGGAGCGGGTCGCCGCCGCGGCCGGCTTCCACGGCGGGCGCCTCGCGACCGACACCCCGGACAGCCCGCACCTGGTGGCCGGCCACGTCACCGCCGAGCTGTACTTCGGGCACGCCGACCAGGACCCGTCGCTGCCCGTCGAGCAGATCGAGCGCCTGGAGGAGGCGCTCACCGCCGCCGGTGTCCGCCACACCTGCGAGGTCTACGCCGGGGCGCACCACGGTTTCACGCAGGCCGACACCGCCTCGTACGACGCCGCGGGCGACGAACGGCACTGGACGGCCCTGCTGGACCTCCTGAAGCGCACCTTCTGA